Genomic segment of Salvia splendens isolate huo1 chromosome 12, SspV2, whole genome shotgun sequence:
AGGAGGACGACAGCGACGGCGAGCAACGGCCGGCGTCGCAGGGTGAATCGGGCGACGGCGACGGAAAATTTGGGGTTCTTAACGAATTGGGGATCGGAGGTTTGTGGGTTTATTTTCCTGGTGGAAGGGAATAACGAGAGCCGTGACTCCCATCGCCGGAATCGCGGTGGTGACGGAACGGCGGAGGTGGAAAGCGACTCCAAACCGAGGATTTCTTCAAATTGTCAacaggagagagaaaaagttagGGACGAAGGAGAAGGTGGGAGTAAATAggccttttgttttttttaagatttGGGCCTTTGTTATTTTAAATCTTTTGGACCTTATAATTATATTGGAGGATTTAATTAAAGTTTGGGCCTCTCTTGGAGTTATAATAGTTGGgcttcttaatttaattggagaaataaggtgggctaagtaaataattattttaggtcagattaattaaatctttgggccgataattaatcgtgatgaattatttaattaatcccggaatatttcaaaggatgaataattttatcctaagtccgTATAATTTCAAAGGGAAATAATTACGATAATTTAATCATGCGCTTATATAATTTTGGGGACTTTAATTCTACATTgtgatggaaaatacgaggagccaacggaggaactttaggcggccgccgaataatcgaaaaccgagaaacgagataaacgattttaattagggtgcatgcatcttatttatttacttggttcattgtgttgatttatgtgttatttaaatgctaaaggtgattctttgcaagcgagacgtgatatcaagggaaaggaaataatttcggattaagaacttgaggtgggctttctttttaaatcaggactatgtcctaagtatatttgtttttgcgaaatatgtttgtcatgccatatttttgtgttgctatgggacctatctgaagtgacttttgccatgtatggtaaatcgaattcgggtctgactagggggtgagtccctattcaggctagtgtacaccccgtagatcgtgcgctatctctctGAGTTGgtcggtctagtggcttggaatgtggccacattccttgtcatgtatgttcagatatggtatggtgatgttgatgatgttgaggttgatggtgatgatgatgttggtgaaatgtttagtgactcgggcactttcaaagttaaaaccccgaggtcactcgttaatggcatgataaatatttttgaaaatattttcggcttgagtccactgagtgcatcaagtactcagccctgcatgtattttccctatgtgcaggttgagcggtgacgagcccgatgggtgttgagcatgaaagtgaagaagatagtaaataaaatttctgaatatattatgtcttcatacataatagtattctactctcaaaatgcttccgctaaatattgtttctttcgagttcgtgtattgttgagatatttcatttggagttgttgattgttgaaatggtactctgattttattcgagctatttcCATTGATTCGAgttatggtcgagttgtgttaatttcctcatttcttccccgcttcttaaacCCTCCCCTAATCGCGAACAACTGTATTTTCTATcattaggaaatgcgggcgtgacagaaaTGCtacattatgttatcatatatataattattgcTACAACGTATATTACTATGCTACTTTAAATCTACATTACTATAGATAAGCAGTAATTATGCAGAAGTTATTTattgtataatatttttatCGCAGTTGCTTTTAAAGTGCAATAGTACATTATTTTATGCTTACTGTACATTACTAACAACATTATTGTACATTACTATTGGTTCACATACATCAATAACAAATTATTAACCCAAAACAAGTTATCACCAAAGCATCATACTTTCCAGGGACGGACCTAGCGTGAGCCAAGACACGGCTCCAACGGGGGCTTGGCCGGCGCCGGTCCCAGAACCCCACCATGCTGGACTTGCCAGTGTCTGcccatgtttttactttttttttcagtttttacgTAGTGAGAGGAAAGGAAGGGAAGGAGTTAGAAAGATTAATTACTCTCATTTACTTTACAGTTGGCAGCAGTAGGGCCCATTTTTTGAtcatggagtaattaatttGGGGAGTCCGCTTTCTTTGTATGATTAAAAAGGATTTGGGAAATAGAAGCACATTATAACTCTATTCGTGAGTTTTTAGAGATTTAGGAATATACTCTTTATTTGAGGAATAATGTCGTGAGCTATTTATCCTGTATTTAGTTTCtgttccattaaaaataaaacgtttttcttttttggttatcccattaaaaatataaaacgtttcttaaaatggaaacaactttatctctatttttccatctctcttaattactttactctcttttcattaactcacaaaacaatactccctccgtccctctgtagtaaagacatttcttttcagcacgagatttaagaaagtagTGTTAAGTGAGGTAagtaaaatgaataataaagtagaaaaggaaaAACGTAAAGAGATGGAgatataataaagtaagagagagtaaagtaatagagaagaAAAGTTGTACTAGCTTTtagccaaaaaaggaaatgactcagctacagtgggacaacccaaaaaggcatacgactcagctacagagggagtactacataaaatctcgtgccgattctcaaatgtttcattttaagtGGGATGGGGGGAgtatttatgttttaatataaaattttttactaatagttatttaaatcataaaatttggtcTAATTTTAGTTAAtctttcaaaatattaaatcacaaaatttagGTTATTCTTAATTGTCGCATCACGTAAATAAAATCGTAAAAATGAAGACATtttattgagaaaaattaaaattctatGATTTAATATTCAGATTAATGGTATAAGACTTACCAAATACCATTACTAAACTTTATAATTTGAATGACTATTAtcacatataaaaatatttttttcatttgaaatttattatttatttcttttttattattttataaatttataaatataagtaGGAAAGGTAagatttttgaaataatattttaaatgtatatgtatatatataaatatatatattatttttaaaatttcagcaCTGGCTTATTTGGATTTCTAGTTCCGTCCCTGATACTttcaattaaaacaacataaaaACCAACGTACAACCAACCACATTGTGTCGCAAAACATTATCCAGCTCCTTCCTACAAACATAAAATATCCACGTAGACTAATGTAATCCATGACGAAACTAAATACTGCTAATTGTTTCATACAGATTCCATACTCAAAAGCCATACTCTTCAAACCACTTTTCGAAGATGAAGTAGCCGGCCTTTCTTTCCAAAGCCTCGTTGCATGGGTCTGGTTAACTGCAGCCCTCGTGTTGCGAGTACAAGTCAACAATGTGCGCTGGTACTTAATCCTCAACATAGCCAAGCTCTTCAACCCCTCGAAACATAAGAGGTAGTAAGACGTGTTGGTGCATATCGGGAAGAAAAACTACATATGAAAAAAACACATGAGGTGTCATAGCTTCGATAAATGATGTACAACTTAGACTACAAAATGTATGGTTTTGCTTATTTGATGTTGGGACTTAGATAATGTATGAATAAATTAAGAAGAATGTACACATAGGAATGAGTAGTTTAACTAACAAGATGTTCCGTTCTTCCTACATGAAGTAGATGGGGGATTTGCATGAAAGCAAAATATGCTGATGTACAGAAACATGCGAATAATGTATTAAACCGAAATATGAACTTACATCATGGAATACAAGACAACATGATGATGTATTATAGTTGTGGCAATTAAAACATGATGTAAAGTTCAACCTACATGATGTAGCATAAGGTTCATGCACAACTCAACTGAAATGATGTACTAGAGAAGGATGGTTTAACACTTTAACTCATGTACAAGTATTCATTTATATTGTATCACTTGCAATATACTAATGTACACAATGTGATGAATAATGTTAAAATCAGTTTTGACAATGTACTTCAGACATTACATAATATATTAGACCATGATGAATAATGTACTACTAACTTTAAATGATTTAGAAGCATAAAACATCATGTACTACTAACTTTAAATGATGTACAATAGCAGAATGTTTGTCACTCATGtacaagttttaatgtataatgtATCACTTACGACATACTAATGTACATAATGTGATGAATGATGTATACAACCCAACTGTAAAAACACCACTATGCCAACATCGTTTATTTTACCAAATCTGTAAAGGTTAATGTACATATATGATTGAATAATGTGGCAAAGCGTGATGTAGCAGCAGGTTTATCATACAAACATACAAATTTTACATGTACAAGTCAATGTAATTGATGTATCATAGAAGGGTGCTCTTAAATCATGTACAACTATGCATATATAATGTACGATTTAATCTACACTGGTGTACATTAGGCATAGCAATTGGTATGAAATAATGTACCACAACAACAATCTCCAAAAATGTACAGCAACAACAATCTCCAAAACCAGAAAAAAAACACAAGCTTCATCTTATATTTGAACCCATCCTCACCAATTAACAAAAACTCCAATAATTTTCAAAATCAAACAAGGGAATTTTAGAGCAACACTAATTAACAGCCCCCCAAAAGCAAATCACTACAAATATTCTCGGAATCCCCCTCCGAATCATCGAAAAATCCTCTACAAAATTAGATTACATTAGACATAACAATTGGTATAAAATAATGTACGGAAAAAGTGAGATACATGTTCTTCATGTCAAGAATCGAATTAAAATTGTAGCAAAACGACTGATTCTTCATTTTGGTCCATACCTCGTCGTCGAGGTGAGAGAAAATTGGTGGTGGAAGCAAATCGACTGATTCTTCGTTTTCTTCACCAACAGAAACTCTTCGAGAAGAGAGAAGAACATAATTATGGTTAGTGGGGCGGCGGTTAGGGTTTTTGGAGAAAACggtgagagagagaagaggagaagagagggTGGAAGTAatggtgagagagagagtgggagaGGAAATGAATCGTCGTTGAAATCAAATCCCTGATTTTTAGTACATGCagtttttaaaaatgatacGCCTAACGTATCGAGATTGCCCTTAATGTACAAAAAAAACTTAACTAATGTACCACTTGTCTTTAAATCACAACCATTAGATTAGTAGATCGAAGGGATTAAATTAGTGCTATGTTTTAAGACTAAGGGGGTGTTAGGAGGTTAATACACCCCTATTTTGTATACATGtaattatttttgaatatatgttttaatttatcttCTTCCCTTAGAATGATGCTTTAAGGGGAAGtaaattaagaatatatacttCTCATTTaccttttaaaaaaataaatatactgtTTTTAAATAGTCAAAATTAAGGGAAGAAAGTTAATTGAATAAggtaaacaaaaataattacatatttaatttattttttgtatggagaagagagaaataatttattcaaattgaaGAAGGCGTAATAGCTTGACAAATGCCATAATcaatttttatgaataaatataaatatggttattgggtagtgataaaatgcaaactttaaatattatacaaactctaaacccgttaaaaaatatcaatagatgacaaaataacaacaacaaaaaatatcaacacaacatcaatcgtcgacactgtattgacattttttattgctattattttgtcatctgttaacATTTTTTAACGATTCAGATCATAATTTGgaatttatacaatatttaaaatttacattttattatatcgGTCTATCCCTTATCATTCACCTAGTTAAAGATGCTCTTGCCTCTTGAGATGCTATAAAAGGGATATTTCCCCACTAAAAACaccatttttaagaaaataaaaaagactaTTTATAACTTTTTAAAGACTTCTGAGATTAAAATAGACGATTAAGatgttattatattattatggtGTTGTGCTTCTTCAGAATGAGCATCTAGAAGCAAAAATGGTCAGTGAAGTCATCTTATGTGCAATTTTCCCGATCATCTTAGAAACCTATATCTTTTTAGCATTTAGAAATTCAAAATGTGCAAATCTTATTTTTCATAAGCTACCTATGAAGTTTACTCTAAATTAtaatatagtattttatttattattttttattgttactTAGTAGGGTCCtattatactatatttttactataaattgcAAACTAAAATATAGATAGTTGAATTTTTAGATTTGATGCGAATAAATACAAATGAAGTGAATAAGAAGTGTCAATATTGCGTCAACGGGTTGACATTGtattgtcatttttttattaacgtcaaatttaaaaatctaaTAATCCAGATTATACCTTGGAATTTATAGGATATGTGCAGTTGGCAATTAATTACATCATCATATTTAAACAATGGAGGGGTATATAATAGGCAAAATCATTTCATCTAACGTACTGGATCTATACAATTACATTACTACTTATTACACGCATTTTGTACTTTTGATAAAAACAATAATGTCACATAGAGTAATAATAAAATGCCGATATATGCCTTTCAATAACTCAATAATCAGCAATCACTACTAATAAGCTTCAAAGTCCCTAACTGAGAGATGGCTCAGATTAATCGGCACATTTTCCGCTCGCCGGAGTCCCAACGTAAGCGAAACTTCTCCGGCCGCCTGCGTCCCCGCACTTCCACCGCTGAACTCCGACTCCAACCCCATCTCAGGATTCTCCATGAAACACCGGTACTCCGTCGGCATCATCATTTCGTCCGCGGTGGAGGAGGAGGCTGCGCCGCCTCCCGCCGCAGCCGCCGCCGGCTGCTTCCCCGGCTGCCGGGTTTCTGAAGGGTCCGTTTTCGGGGCGTCGGTTTGTGAAGTGGGTTTGTCATCTTTATCTTTATCTGCAGCTGAAGCTTCTTGGAATTCTTGTTGGTACATTTCTTCCACCATCGGCTTCCATAGTCGAACCCTAGCATTTATAAACCAATTTGATACCTgtgaaggagagagagagatagatagagagagagagagagtaattaATTTTCTGCAATACTGAGCTATGTTTGGTCGAAATTTAATGCACAAAAACAAATGGGTTCATGCAATGATGCAAATGATCACTAGAGAAAAGTCTGCAAATGCCAAatatcctttttttctttttttatcttcTAAATGTGACAGACTGAAAATACAGCAAAACAAACTTACAGGCATAGTGAAAACATTTCATATATGTTTAGCAGCGTTGATTCTTTCACTAAGGCTGCTAATATATTGATCACAatcacaagtcacaacttataTACAAGGACTAATTGCATAAAAATGTTACAACACCATGCCTTAATTTTCTGAAACTATAATGGGTATATATTTAGAGGAAAATCTTGAAAAATCTCATTTTACATGGATTAATATATTCTACAACTACtcaaaatataaatcataaCTAAAATTTGTAGAATTTATTCCGATTTATAATCATATAAACAAGAATTTATCTACCACGTTCCACGTTCATATTGTAGTGAGAATGAAAAACAATCTAATAGAtataaagttaatttttttagtagGATTCAtcgtttttaaatataaaaaacaatcaaTCATCATTCCTGTAGTGACTTGAACCCTCGACCACTAGGAATAATCACTAATCCCAGATAAATACCAATTCTTATGACCCTGAAATTAGTCATTTATTCCCTTCCCcatgatatttattttcaatcaTTCAGGAATGCGCTTGTTTTTTACTTTTGAAAACGTATcagtatttttttagtaaataaAATCTTTCATAAATCAATTTATAAGAGTATAGTTTAGTCCAATATTTACTGTATTAGAAGAAAGATCAATTCTTTCTAtaaaacttaaaaataaaataaaatttttagtacaaatttcaaataaagaaaCTGAAACAATAGGGGGAAAAAAAGTCTTCCACATGAAAACAAAATGATTGAAGAAAAAACTGCACACCTTTCTTTAATATAGCGTATAAATTATGTATATGAACTATAAATAGGGTTAAAAGAATTAATATTAGTAAAACTAATATTAATATTACATGATAACATTATTATATACTAGTAATAATAGGAAGAAGGGCTAAAACtactcttttcttcttcttttatttattcCTCAAATTTATGGGTGATTCTAGAGTAAGACTCAGACATCCTGCATGGGTTTTATATGCGGGATAAAACTAAACACACATGCAATTTGCAAAGATCATTActataatagaaaataaattaaaaatgaggtcataaatcaagaaaaatgtCAACATTGTACAGATAAATATTATACTAGTACAAATAAAGATACATCTCTCATATAAGATGAATTTTATTCAGTCTACCTTTCATTAATCGCCCAATGAATTTGAGAATAATTGTTAAATTAGTGCAAATAGCAGTAATTCATTACTTCAGATTAAAACTGTCGAAAATGATACCTTATGTTACTCATATATTTCAAAGAAGATATAACCAATATACTCAGATAACTAGATACTAGTACTTAAGTTAAGCAAAATTGCAATCTAATTATGAGATGCTATCTTTGTTCAATTCCATACACAATCTATTAACCTTTGCACTTGAAATTATGTCAGACACTCCAATAAATTTCCTATATCAATTATTAAATCTTAAATGAATGTGCAGTTTGAAGTTGGGATCCAAGATAGATCACAAATATGCACGCAAAACGAAGTTAGACATGAGATATCCCTTTCATCACAGATGACACAGCGATTTTGATATACAGAAGATATAATGAGCTCGTACCTGATTTTTTGATAAACCTGTCTGTCGCGACAGCAAATGTTTGTCTGCTTCACTTGGATAGCTGAGACAATATTAAACTATCTTAGCTCTCCCTTTTTTCCATAAATctaacaaaataatttaatcatcaaacaaaaacaaatcacCACGGGTCCCACTCCACATTCTCCTGAATGAAACCACTCATCTGATCCactgtattaattaattaattaaaggaaAAGTGTGTTACTAAATGACCTATGTTTATTTCCATTtcaaatcataattttttttaaatggtaTTTTTGATGTAATTATTGGACATCGAATGAGTTATCTGCTAAGGATATTTCTTAATGCAATTAATTAAGGACAATACTTTGTGTTTCTATATAGAATACCAACACTTCAAAAAACATGTCTCAGCTAAAATTAATGGACGCAAATAAAAGCTTCCTAGAAAAACAAAAGATAGATTGCACATCCTAGATTATGGTAATTTTTCAAGAAGTTTCAATTCAAGTAATCGAGTCTCTATTTTTGTGTCTTTTGTAAGTTTTTGTAGTGCATATACCAATTTAGAGTATATACATTAGTATAGTGACTACTACAAAATCTTCTTACAAATGACACAAAATTGGAGACACAACTATTTGCTctagaaattttgaaaaatatataacCAAAAATTAAGGCGCAAAAAGAGCATCCGTAAAGGACATATCTTAATCTTTTGTTCTTTATGAACACTTCCATTTACGTCCTTGAATTTTAGTTAAGTACGTTTTTTGAGGCGCAATTGAGTTATGAATTTTAGTATAGTATTCATAATACGTACATAAGTACAATTAACTCCCACTTGagttatgaatttaattatttcacaTGCTTTAATTTGAGGAAAAAGATTTCACAGATTCATGATCAGTTCTCACGAGCCCCACAGCAAACAAAACAGCTATGTAATCAAAATTGCACTTTAAATACATTAATGCGTGTAAgagtgaaagagagagagagagagagacatacGGGTGGAGGAAATGCTCGAAGAGCCAGGCCCTCAAGATGGTGACAGACCGCTCCGGCAGGCCTCGCTGTGGTCGCCACGACTCGGGATCCATGATCCCCATATGCTGCAGCGCCTTGTGCTGCCGGTATTTCTGCTCCACCACTTTCAGCCGCGGCGTCTCCCCCTTCGTTATCCCCCCTTGCACCTCCTTCTCCCCCAGCGCCTCGCAGCACGCCTTCATCTCCCGCTCCACCGCATCCTTCATGCTCCGGAAATGCTGCGACATCGCCACCCTCGCCAGCCCCGTGTACGGCGCCGCCGCCCCTTGCCCCATTACCGCGTCGAACGAGTTCACCACCGCCTGCATCTGCTCGCAGTACCTCATGTACCTCCCCTCCACCTGCGCTCCAAAATTAACATTTTTATTATAGGTTCATGTCCAAGTGCAATGTGTGGAGCTTTTCCGGCAGAAGGAATGTCTAAATAAAGTTGTGACAATGGCTTTATTATTATGGCATTGATTGATTGCATGTGATCAGGAGAAAAACACAAATGATTCAgtgtaaattatttatttatattttaataaacgtatgtatatgtgtgtgtgtgcgtgtgtgaTTTGATAAAGCTTCAAAAAAAGGTACAGGAGCATAATCACTTGAAGAATGAATGTCTTTTTACTCCTTTTAAGAAAAAGTCAGATTAAACCAACAGCACTAGGTATTATTTAACAAATTCAGGATTAAAAAGATGCCATGGTCCCCTTCTcaagatatattaaaataattctgcaattaaaatttttataaccTGTAATGGAGGCATGTCGTTCTTCATTAGACATGTACCCCCAACTGCACTCCACCactttacaaaaattaattaattttatcatataATAGTGTCAATTATTCAGTATAGTATgaaatattcaaattaaatttccTACTTCAATCATTGATTAGGTAGAGCTGTAAGGAAGAAAATTTAACCTCATCGAGCATGGAGAGAAGCCTGAATTTTCTTCTCTGGTATTCAGTTCTTTCAGAAGGGGATAAGGTGTAGTGGTCCTTTGAAGAAGACAAACCGCCACCGTTGTCTGAATTAGGGTTTCTATCTTGTTTCTTCACAATTTGATTATTCCCTCTTCCCACACAGCAAAATTCCGTTAGCAATTCCTGTGCCGCCTTCAAATACCGTGAATTCCTCACCAAATTCGTGCTTCTTGTAGATTCCACATAGCCAAAATGAAGATTCTGGTTTTC
This window contains:
- the LOC121759619 gene encoding BEL1-like homeodomain protein 4 isoform X1; translation: MSQSFQQSVYTFPNAYERSAAASEWVLREQGGFDAPPHPASFDAGGMLTEIINRRHGDQIQKQQLDNEQLSFMNHPQAAKAAAASSNLEGFHLISPINPPSDMPPSSQMSWIPSSSGGRGHEAAARVLQGQGLSLSLSSLEGNKFEKMNVGNGELYFHGSNPYVLGDVATNPMLFGSPRLVSEHENQNLHFGYVESTRSTNLVRNSRYLKAAQELLTEFCCVGRGNNQIVKKQDRNPNSDNGGGLSSSKDHYTLSPSERTEYQRRKFRLLSMLDEVEGRYMRYCEQMQAVVNSFDAVMGQGAAAPYTGLARVAMSQHFRSMKDAVEREMKACCEALGEKEVQGGITKGETPRLKVVEQKYRQHKALQHMGIMDPESWRPQRGLPERSVTILRAWLFEHFLHPYPSEADKHLLSRQTGLSKNQVSNWFINARVRLWKPMVEEMYQQEFQEASAADKDKDDKPTSQTDAPKTDPSETRQPGKQPAAAAAGGGAASSSTADEMMMPTEYRCFMENPEMGLESEFSGGSAGTQAAGEVSLTLGLRRAENVPINLSHLSVRDFEAY
- the LOC121759619 gene encoding BEL1-like homeodomain protein 4 isoform X2; this encodes MSQSFQQSVYTFPNAYERSAAASEWVLREQGGFDAPPHPASFDAGGMLTEIINRRHGDQIQKQQLDNELSFMNHPQAAKAAAASSNLEGFHLISPINPPSDMPPSSQMSWIPSSSGGRGHEAAARVLQGQGLSLSLSSLEGNKFEKMNVGNGELYFHGSNPYVLGDVATNPMLFGSPRLVSEHENQNLHFGYVESTRSTNLVRNSRYLKAAQELLTEFCCVGRGNNQIVKKQDRNPNSDNGGGLSSSKDHYTLSPSERTEYQRRKFRLLSMLDEVEGRYMRYCEQMQAVVNSFDAVMGQGAAAPYTGLARVAMSQHFRSMKDAVEREMKACCEALGEKEVQGGITKGETPRLKVVEQKYRQHKALQHMGIMDPESWRPQRGLPERSVTILRAWLFEHFLHPYPSEADKHLLSRQTGLSKNQVSNWFINARVRLWKPMVEEMYQQEFQEASAADKDKDDKPTSQTDAPKTDPSETRQPGKQPAAAAAGGGAASSSTADEMMMPTEYRCFMENPEMGLESEFSGGSAGTQAAGEVSLTLGLRRAENVPINLSHLSVRDFEAY